In Marmota flaviventris isolate mMarFla1 chromosome 17, mMarFla1.hap1, whole genome shotgun sequence, a single genomic region encodes these proteins:
- the Fam222b gene encoding protein FAM222B isoform X1 translates to MLACLPGPGDLSFQLLSHTQMNTGLQKWDTTQKMRTAHYPTPAELDAYAKKVANNPLTIKIFPNSVKVPQRKHVRRTVNGLDTSAQRYSPYPTQAATKAGLLAIVKVPAKSILKDFDGTRARLLPEAIMNPPVAPYATVAPSTLAHPQAQALARQQALQHAQTLAHAPPQTLQHPQGIPPPQALSHPQSLQQPQGLGHTQPMAQTQGLVHPQALAHQGLQHPPNPLLHGGRKMPDSDAPPNVTVSTSTIPLSMAATLQHSQPPDLSSIVHQINQFCQTRAGISTTSVCEGQIANPSPISRSLLINASTRVSTHSVPTPMPSCVVNPMEHTHAAPAALPATGPVNLPTGISRAPTGYSSDLKPVAWNQHQLAHLQQMCSEAGGTPAPGLTGKHAAGRELAGPGFVGKAPAYPQELCLTQSFHLKPPLEKPTPSPPVNGLAAPLAYPNGHYFQPLWNNILPTPNSDSSGSQDLAMPFHGGQPTGAPLDCAAAPGAHYRAGTGGGPVASQNSLMQTVDYLSGDFQQACFREQSLAMLSKAHRAPGSRAPDPTDSRSLHIQHPGYR, encoded by the exons ATGCTAGCCTGTTTACCAGGGCCAGGTGACCTGTCCTTTCAGCTTCTTTCTCACACGCAGATGAACACTGGACTTCAGAAAT gGGACACTACACAGAAAATGAGAACTGCTCACTATCCCACCCCAGCCGAATTGGATGCGTATGCTAAGAAGGTCGCAAACAACCCACTGACTATAAAAATCTTCCCCAACAGTGTGAAGGTTCCCCAGCGGAAACACGTTCGTCGTACTGTGAACGGCCTCGACACATCAGCCCAGCGCTACAGCCCCTACCCGACTCAGGCTGCCACCAAGGCAGGCCTGCTTGCCATTGTCAAAGTGCCAGCCAAAAGCATACTCAAGGACTTTGACGGCACCCGAGCCCGGTTACTCCCTGAGGCCATCATGAACCCCCCAGTGGCACCCTATGCTACTGTGGCACCAAGCACTTTAGCCCATCCCCAGGCCCAGGCTCTGGCCCGCCAGCAGGCCCTGCAGCATGCACAGACCCTGGCCCATGCCCCTCCCCAGACGCTGCAGCACCCTCAGGGTATCCCGCCACCACAGGCGCTGTCTCACCCTCAGAGCCTCCAGCAGCCTCAGGGCCTGGGCCACACTCAGCCCATGGCCCAAACCCAGGGCTTGGTCCACCCTCAGGCCCTGGCTCACCAGGGTCTCCAGCACCCCCCCAATCCCTTGCTGCATGGAGGCCGGAAGATGCCAGACTCAGATGCCCCCCCGAATGTGACCGTGTCTACCTCAACTATCCCCCTTTCAATGGCGGCCACCCTGCAGCACAGCCAGCCCCCGGACCTGAGCAGCATCGTGCACCAGATCAACCAGTTTTGCCAGACGAGGGCAGGCATCAGCACTACCTCAGTGTGTGAGGGCCAGATcgccaaccccagccccattagtCGCAGTCTGCTCATCAATGCAAGCACTCGGGTATCAACCCACAGCGTCCCCACACCAATGCCTTCATGTGTGGTCAATCCCATGGAGCACACCCATGCGGCTCCAGCCGCATTGCCTGCCACAGGTCCTGTCAACTTGCCCACAGGCATCTCTCGAGCCCCCACTGGCTACTCTAGCGACCTCAAGCCAGTTGCCTGGAACCAGCACCAGCTGGCCCACCTACAACAGATGTGCAGCGAGGCTGGTGGGACACCAGCCCCTGGCCTGACAGGCAAGCATGCAGCAGGACGTGAGTTGGCAGGGCCTGGCTTTGTGGGTAAGGCCCCTGCCTACCCGCAGGAACTCTGCCTGACACAGTCGTTCCATCTGAAGCCACCCCTGGAGAAGCCGACCCCATCCCCACCAGTCAACGGCCTGGCAGCCCCATTGGCCTACCCCAATGGTCACTACTTCCAACCCTTATGGAACAACATTCTGCCCACTCCCAATAGCGACAGCTCGGGGTCTCAGGACCTTGCCATGCCGTTCCACGGTGGGCAGCCCACAGGTGCACCCCTCGACTGTGCGGCAGCTCCTGGGGCCCACTACCGAGCAGGGACTGGGGGCGGTCCAGTGGCAAGCCAGAACAGCTTGATGCAAACGGTGGATTACCTGAGTGGGGATTTCCAACAGGCCTGCTTCCGAGAACAGAGCCTGGCCATGCTGAGCAAGGCCCACCGAGCCCCTGGCAGCCGAGCCCCTGATCCCACAGATAGTCGAAGTCTTCATATTCAGCACCCGGGGTATAGATAG
- the Fam222b gene encoding protein FAM222B isoform X2 has translation MRTAHYPTPAELDAYAKKVANNPLTIKIFPNSVKVPQRKHVRRTVNGLDTSAQRYSPYPTQAATKAGLLAIVKVPAKSILKDFDGTRARLLPEAIMNPPVAPYATVAPSTLAHPQAQALARQQALQHAQTLAHAPPQTLQHPQGIPPPQALSHPQSLQQPQGLGHTQPMAQTQGLVHPQALAHQGLQHPPNPLLHGGRKMPDSDAPPNVTVSTSTIPLSMAATLQHSQPPDLSSIVHQINQFCQTRAGISTTSVCEGQIANPSPISRSLLINASTRVSTHSVPTPMPSCVVNPMEHTHAAPAALPATGPVNLPTGISRAPTGYSSDLKPVAWNQHQLAHLQQMCSEAGGTPAPGLTGKHAAGRELAGPGFVGKAPAYPQELCLTQSFHLKPPLEKPTPSPPVNGLAAPLAYPNGHYFQPLWNNILPTPNSDSSGSQDLAMPFHGGQPTGAPLDCAAAPGAHYRAGTGGGPVASQNSLMQTVDYLSGDFQQACFREQSLAMLSKAHRAPGSRAPDPTDSRSLHIQHPGYR, from the coding sequence ATGAGAACTGCTCACTATCCCACCCCAGCCGAATTGGATGCGTATGCTAAGAAGGTCGCAAACAACCCACTGACTATAAAAATCTTCCCCAACAGTGTGAAGGTTCCCCAGCGGAAACACGTTCGTCGTACTGTGAACGGCCTCGACACATCAGCCCAGCGCTACAGCCCCTACCCGACTCAGGCTGCCACCAAGGCAGGCCTGCTTGCCATTGTCAAAGTGCCAGCCAAAAGCATACTCAAGGACTTTGACGGCACCCGAGCCCGGTTACTCCCTGAGGCCATCATGAACCCCCCAGTGGCACCCTATGCTACTGTGGCACCAAGCACTTTAGCCCATCCCCAGGCCCAGGCTCTGGCCCGCCAGCAGGCCCTGCAGCATGCACAGACCCTGGCCCATGCCCCTCCCCAGACGCTGCAGCACCCTCAGGGTATCCCGCCACCACAGGCGCTGTCTCACCCTCAGAGCCTCCAGCAGCCTCAGGGCCTGGGCCACACTCAGCCCATGGCCCAAACCCAGGGCTTGGTCCACCCTCAGGCCCTGGCTCACCAGGGTCTCCAGCACCCCCCCAATCCCTTGCTGCATGGAGGCCGGAAGATGCCAGACTCAGATGCCCCCCCGAATGTGACCGTGTCTACCTCAACTATCCCCCTTTCAATGGCGGCCACCCTGCAGCACAGCCAGCCCCCGGACCTGAGCAGCATCGTGCACCAGATCAACCAGTTTTGCCAGACGAGGGCAGGCATCAGCACTACCTCAGTGTGTGAGGGCCAGATcgccaaccccagccccattagtCGCAGTCTGCTCATCAATGCAAGCACTCGGGTATCAACCCACAGCGTCCCCACACCAATGCCTTCATGTGTGGTCAATCCCATGGAGCACACCCATGCGGCTCCAGCCGCATTGCCTGCCACAGGTCCTGTCAACTTGCCCACAGGCATCTCTCGAGCCCCCACTGGCTACTCTAGCGACCTCAAGCCAGTTGCCTGGAACCAGCACCAGCTGGCCCACCTACAACAGATGTGCAGCGAGGCTGGTGGGACACCAGCCCCTGGCCTGACAGGCAAGCATGCAGCAGGACGTGAGTTGGCAGGGCCTGGCTTTGTGGGTAAGGCCCCTGCCTACCCGCAGGAACTCTGCCTGACACAGTCGTTCCATCTGAAGCCACCCCTGGAGAAGCCGACCCCATCCCCACCAGTCAACGGCCTGGCAGCCCCATTGGCCTACCCCAATGGTCACTACTTCCAACCCTTATGGAACAACATTCTGCCCACTCCCAATAGCGACAGCTCGGGGTCTCAGGACCTTGCCATGCCGTTCCACGGTGGGCAGCCCACAGGTGCACCCCTCGACTGTGCGGCAGCTCCTGGGGCCCACTACCGAGCAGGGACTGGGGGCGGTCCAGTGGCAAGCCAGAACAGCTTGATGCAAACGGTGGATTACCTGAGTGGGGATTTCCAACAGGCCTGCTTCCGAGAACAGAGCCTGGCCATGCTGAGCAAGGCCCACCGAGCCCCTGGCAGCCGAGCCCCTGATCCCACAGATAGTCGAAGTCTTCATATTCAGCACCCGGGGTATAGATAG
- the Traf4 gene encoding TNF receptor-associated factor 4, with product MPGFDYKFLEKPKRRLLCPLCGKPMREPVQVSTCGHRFCDTCLQEFLSEGVFKCPEDQLPLDYAKIYPDPELEVQVLGLPIRCIHSEEGCRWSGPLRHLQGHLNTCSFNVVPCPNRCPAKLSRRDLPAHLQHDCPKRRLKCEFCGCDFSGEAYESHEGMCPQESVYCENKCGARMMRRLLAQHATSECPKRTQPCTYCTKEFVFDTIQSHQYQCPRLPVPCPNQCGVGTVAREDLPNHLKDSCSTALVLCPFKDSGCKHRCPKLAMARHVEESVKPHLAMMCALVSRQRQELQELRRELEELSVGSDGVLIWKIGSYGRRLQEAKAKPNLECFSPAFYTHKYGYKLQVSAFLNGNGSGEGTHLSLYIRVLPGAFDNLLEWPFARRVTFSLLDQSDPGLAKPQHVTETFHPDPNWKNFQKPGTWRGSLDESSLGFGYPKFISHQDIRKRNYVRDDAVFIRASVELPRKILS from the exons ATGCCCGGCTTCGACTACAAGTTCCTGGAGAAGCCCAAGCGGCGGCTGCTGTGCCCGCTGTGCGGGAAACCCATGCGCGAGCCCGTGCAGGTTTCTACCTGTGGCCACCGCTTCTGCGACACCTGCCTGCAGGAGTTCCTCAG TGAAGGAGTCTTCAAATGCCCTGAGGACCAACTTCCCCTGGACTATGCCAAG ATCTACCCAGACCCAGAGCTGGAGGTCCAGGTGCTAGGCCTGCCCATCCGCTGCATCCACAGTGAGGAGGGGTGCCGCTGGAGTGGGCCACTTCGTCATTTACAG GGACACCTGAATACCTGCAGCTTCAATGTAGTTCCCTGCCCCAATCGCTGTCCTGCCAAGCTGAGTCGCCGTGATCTGCCTGCACACTTGCAACACGACTGCCCAAAGCGGCGCCTCAAGTGCGAATTCTGTGGCTGTGACTTCAGTGGGGAAGCCTATGAG AGCCATGAGGGTATGTGCCCCCAAGAGAGTGTGTACTGTGAGAACAAGTGTGGTGCCCGCATGATGCGGCGACTACTGGCCCAGCATGCCACTTCTGAGTGCCCCAAGCGTACCCAGCCTTGTACCTATTGCACAAAGGAATTTGTCTTTGACACCATCCAG AGTCACCAGTACCAGTGCCCAAGGCTGCCCGTGCCCTGCCCTAACCAGTGTGGCGTGGGCACTGTGGCTCGGGAGGATCTGCCAAATCATCTGAAGGACAGCTGTAGCACTGCCTTGGTGCTATGCCCGTTCAAAGACTCCGGTTGCAAGCACAGG TGCCCTAAGCTGGCAATGGCGCGGCACGTGGAGGAGAGTGTGAAGCCACATCTGGCTATGATGTGTGCCCTGGTGAGCCGGCAGCGGCAGGAGCTGCAGGAGCTGCGTCGAGAGCTGGAGGAACTATCAGTAGGCAGTGATGGCGTGCTCATCTGGAAGATTGGCAGCTATGGGCGGCGGCTACAAGAGGCCAAGGCCAAGCCCAACCTCGAGTGCTTCAGCCCAGCCTTCTATACACATAAGTATGGTTACAAGCTACAGGTGTCTGCATTCCTCAATGGCAACGGCAGTGGTGAGGGCACACATCTCTCTCTGTACATTCGTGTGCTACCAGGCGCCTTTGACAATCTCCTTGAGTGGCCCTTTGCCCGTCGTGTCACTTTCTCCCTGCTGGATCAGAGCGACCCAGGGCTTGCTAAGCCACAACATGTCACTGAGACTTTCCACCCTGACCCAAACTGGAAAAATTTCCAAAAGCCAGGCACTTGGCGAGGCTCCTTGGATGAGAGTTCTCTGGGCTTTGGATACCCCAAGTTCATCTCCCACCAGGATATCCGAAAGCGAAACTATGTGCGAGATGATGCAGTCTTCATCCGTGCCTCTGTTGAACTGCCCCGGAAGATCCTCAGCTGA